Proteins encoded by one window of Arabidopsis thaliana chromosome 2, partial sequence:
- the RLP26 gene encoding receptor like protein 26 (receptor like protein 26 (RLP26); FUNCTIONS IN: kinase activity; INVOLVED IN: signal transduction, defense response; LOCATED IN: endomembrane system; CONTAINS InterPro DOMAIN/s: Leucine-rich repeat (InterPro:IPR001611); BEST Arabidopsis thaliana protein match is: receptor like protein 27 (TAIR:AT2G33060.1); Has 88860 Blast hits to 27057 proteins in 1064 species: Archae - 42; Bacteria - 6823; Metazoa - 17702; Fungi - 879; Plants - 56754; Viruses - 16; Other Eukaryotes - 6644 (source: NCBI BLink).), with the protein MRLHFCSLLLLYCIVFVSSFLTTDALACLPDQIQALIQFKNEFESDGCNRSDYLNGVQCDNTTGAVTKLQLPSGCFTGTLKPNSSLFELHQLRYLNLSHNNFTSSSLPSEFSNLTRLEVLSLASSSFTGQVPSSISNLILLTHLNLSHNELTGSFPPVRNLTKLSFLDLSYNQFSGAIPFDLLPTLPFLSYLDLKKNHLTGSIDVPNSSSSSKLVRLSLGFNQFEGKIIEPISKLINLNHLELASLNISHPIDLRVFAPLKSLLVFDIRQNRLLPASLSSDSEFPLSLISLILIQCDIIEFPNIFKTLQNLEHIDISNNLIKGKVPEWFWKLPRLSIANLVNNSLTGFEGSSEVLLNSSVQLLDFAYNSMTGAFPTPPLGSIYLSAWNNSFTGNIPLSICNRSSLIVLDLSYNKFTGPIPQCLSNLKVVNLRKNSLEGSIPDEFHSGAKTQTLDVGYNRLTGKLPKSLLNCSSLRFLSVDNNRIEDTFPFWLKALPNLHVLTLRSNRFFGHLSPPDRGPLAFPELRILELSDNSFTGSLPPNFFVNWKASSPKINEDGRIYMGDYKNAYYIYEDTMDLQYKGLFMEQGKVLTFYSTIDFSGNKLEGQIPESIGLLKELIALNLSNNAFTGHIPMSLANVTELESLDLSRNQLSGNIPRELGSLSFLAYISVAHNQLKGEIPQGPQFSGQAESSFEGNVGLCGLPLQGSCVAPPTKYPKEEDEEEEEDEVIEWKAVFFGYWPGLLLGLVMAHVIASFKPKWFVKILGPAKGKQVDPVRLFMNLDSRWDSFNNKDTVEEEVI; encoded by the coding sequence ATGCGTTTGCATTTTTGCTCGCTACTCTTACTCTACTGTATCGTCTTCGTTTCAAGCTTCTTGACGACCGACGCTCTTGCTTGTCTTCCTGACCAGATCCAAGCTCTAATCCAATTCAAGAATGAGTTTGAATCTGACGGCTGCAACCGCAGTGACTACTTAAACGGAGTCCAGTGTGATAACACGACTGGTGCGGTCACGAAGCTTCAGCTCCCAAGTGGTTGCTTCACTGGAACTCTCAAACCAAACAGTAGTCTCTTTGAGTTGCATCAGCTTCGTTACCTTAATCTCTCTCACAACAACTTCACTTCCTCTTCACTCCCTTCTGAATTCAGCAATCTCACCAGATTAGAGGTTTTGTCTCTTGCCTCTAGTAGCTTTACTGGTCAAGTTCCTTCCTCAATTAGTAACCTTATCTTGCTTACCCATTTAAACCTTTCCCATAATGAGCTCACTGGTAGTTTCCCACCTGTAAGAAACCTAACAAAGCTTTCCTTTTTAGACCTTTCTTACAATCAATTCTCAGGAGCCATACCTTTTGATTTACTACCCACTTTGCCTTTCTTGTCTTATCTTGATCTGAAAAAGAATCATCTCACTGGTTCTATTGATGTcccaaactcttcttcttcatctaagCTAGTTCGTTTGTCCCTTGGGTTTAACCAATTTGAAGGAAAAATCATAGAGCCTATCTCAAAGCTCATAAACCTCAACCATCTTGAACTTGCTTCCCTAAACATAAGTCACCCAATTGACTTACGCGTCTTCGCTCCTCTCAAATCTTTGTTGGTCTTTGATATTCGTCAAAATAGGTTATTACCAGCCAGTTTAAGTTCAGATTCAGAGTTTCCATTGAGCTTAATAAGCTTGATTTTGATCCAGTGCGACATTATCGAGTTTCCAAACATCTTTAAGACCCTTCAAAACTTGGAGCATATAGACATTTCCAACAATCTAATCAAAGGGAAAGTACCTGAGTGGTTTTGGAAGCTTCCTCGTCTTAGCATAGCAAATCTTGTTAACAATTCTTTGACTGGTTTCGAAGGTTCTTCAGAAGTTTTACTTAACTCATCAGTGCAGTTACTAGATTTTGCCTATAACTCCATGACAGGAGCGTTTCCTACTCCACCACTCGGTTCGATCTACTTGTCTGCGTGGAACAATAGTTTCACAGGGAACATACCTCTCTCAATCTGCAACCGAAGCTCTCTCATCGTCCTTGATCTATCCTACAACAAATTCACCGGTCCAATTCCTCAATGTCTGAGTAACTTAAAAGTAGTAAACCTCAGGAAGAACAGCTTGGAAGGAAGTATACCTGACGAGTTCCATAGCGGTGCTAAGACACAGACGCTTGACGTTGGCTATAATCGACTAACCGGGAAGCTTCCAAAATCACTTTTGAATTGCTCCTCTCTGAGGTTTCTGAGTGTTGACAACAACAGAATTGAAGACACGTTTCCTTTCTGGCTGAAGGCGCTACCCAATTTGCATGTCTTGACTCTCCGTTCAAACAGATTCTTCGGCCATCTCTCTCCTCCTGATCGAGGTCCTCTCGCGTTTCCCGAGCTGCGGATACTTGAATTGTCAGATAACAGCTTTACTGGAAGCTTGCCACCAAATTTCTTTGTTAACTGGAAAGCATCATCACCCAAGATAAATGAAGATGGGCGTATTTATATGGGAGACTACAAGAATGCTTATTATATCTATGAAGATACAATGGATTTGCAATACAAAGGTCTATTCATGGAGCAGGGGAAAGTCCTTACTTTCTACAGCACCATTGATTTCTCTGGAAACAAACTTGAAGGACAGATTCCTGAGTCTATTGGTCTGTTGAAGGAATTGATAGCGCTCAACTTATCGAACAACGCCTTCACTGGCCATATTCCTATGTCTTTGGCAAATGTTACGGAGCTCGAGTCACTAGACCTGTCAAGAAATCAACTATCAGGGAATATTCCAAGAGAACTCGGGAGCCTCTCATTTCTGGCGTACATAAGTGTAGCTCATAACCAACTCAAAGGTGAAATACCACAGGGACCACAGTTTAGTGGGCAAGCTGAATCATCATTTGAAGGGAATGTAGGTCTCTGTGGTCTTCCTCTCCAAGGAAGTTGCGTTGCGCCACCAACAAAATATcccaaggaagaagacgaagaagaagaagaggacgaAGTGATTGAGTGGAAAGCAGTGTTTTTCGGGTATTGGCCTGGACTGTTACTTGGATTGGTAATGGCACACGTTATTGCTTCATTCAAGCCGAAGTGGTTTGTCAAGATACTTGGTCCAGCTAAGGGCAAGCAAGTAGATCCAGTTAGATTGTTTATGAATCTGGATTCAAGATGGGACAGTTTTAATAATAAGGATActgtagaagaagaagtgatatga
- the RLP24 gene encoding receptor like protein 24 (receptor like protein 24 (RLP24); FUNCTIONS IN: kinase activity; INVOLVED IN: signal transduction; LOCATED IN: endomembrane system; EXPRESSED IN: root, cultured cell; CONTAINS InterPro DOMAIN/s: Leucine-rich repeat (InterPro:IPR001611); BEST Arabidopsis thaliana protein match is: receptor like protein 23 (TAIR:AT2G32680.1); Has 100923 Blast hits to 28307 proteins in 1116 species: Archae - 44; Bacteria - 8298; Metazoa - 20135; Fungi - 1042; Plants - 64031; Viruses - 17; Other Eukaryotes - 7356 (source: NCBI BLink).), which produces MKTVFKSLLLLHFLLLLLLCFVSPSSFFLLKVPVGGLVACRLRQSQAFMQFKDEFDTRHCNHSDDFNGVWCDNSTGAVTVLQLRDCLSGTLKSNSSLFGFHQLRYLALNRNNFTSASLPSEFCNLNKLKLLSLFSNGFIDLSHNDLMGSFPLVRNLGKLAVLDLSDNHFSGTLNPNNSLFELHSLRYLNLAFNNISSSLPSKFGNLNKLEVLSLSFNGFSGQCFPTISNLTRITQLYLHNNELTGSFPLVQNLTKLSFLGLSDNLFSGTIPSYLFTFPSLSTLDLRENDLSGSIEVPNSSTSSKLEIMYLGFNHLEGKILEPISKLINLKRLDLSFLNTSYPIDLNLLSPLKSLSYLDFSGNSLSPASLSSSSYIPLSMESIVLSLCGIREFPNILKHLQNLIHIDITSNQIKGKIPEWLWTLPQLSFVDISNNSFNGFQGSAEVFVNLSVRILMLDANNFEGALPTLPLSIIGFSAIHNSFTGEIPLSICNRTSLTMVDLSYNNFTGPIPQCLSNFMFVNLRKNDLEGSIPDTFYTDSSLKSLDVGYNRLTGKLPRSLLNCSSLRFLSVDNNRVKDTFPFWLKALPNLRVLTLRSNKFYGPISPPHQGPLGFPELRIFEIADNMFTGSLPPSFFVNWKASALTKNEDGGLYMVYEYDKAANSPVRYTYTDTIDLQYKGLHMEQERVLTSYAAIDFSGNRLQGQIPESIGLLKALIALNLSNNAFTGHIPLSFANLMNLESLDMSGNQLSGTIPNGLGSLSFLVYISVAHNKLKGEIPQGTQITGQIKSSFEGNAGLCGLPLQETCFDSSVPPIQPKQEDEEKGEVINWKAVAIGYAPGLLFGLAIAHLIASYKPEWLVKIIGF; this is translated from the exons ATGAAGACCGTGTTTAAATCGCTTCTGCTTTTGCATTTTCTCTTGCTactcttactctgttttgtctcCCCTTCGAGCTTTTTCCTTCTAAAAGTTCCGGTTGGTGGTCTTGTTGCTTGTCGTCTCCGCCAGAGTCAAGCCTTTATGCAGTTCAAGGACGAGTTTGATACCCGCCATTGCAACCACAGTGACGACTTCAATGGAGTCTGGTGCGATAACTCCACGGGTGCGGTCACAGTGCTACAACTCAGGGACTGTCTCAGTGGAACTCTGAAGTCAAACAGTAGCCTCTTCGGGTTTCATCAGCTCCGTTATCTTGCTCTCAATCGAAACAACTTCACCTCTGCTTCGCTCCCTTCAGAGTTCTGCAATCTCAACAAATTAAAGCTCTTGTCTCTTTTCTCTAATGGCTTTATAG ATCTTTCCCATAATGATCTCATGGGTAGTTTCCCGCTGGTGCGAAATCTAGGCAAGCTCGCAGTTTTAGACCTTTCGGATAATCACTTCTCTGGAACTCTGAATCCCAACAATAGCCTCTTTGAGTTGCACTCCCTCCGTTACCTGAATCTGGCTTTCAATAACATTAGTTCCTCACTTCCTTCCAAATTTGGCAATCTCAACAAATTAGAGgtcttatctctttcttttaatgGCTTTTCTGGTCAATGTTTTCCCACAATTAGTAACCTTACCCGGATAACGCAGCTGTACCTCCACAATAATGAGCTCACCGGTAGTTTCCCACTTGTACAAAACCTAACTAAGCTCTCTTTTCTAGGACTTTCGGATAATCTCTTTTCTGGAACCATTCCTTCTTACCTCTTCACTTTCCCTTCCTTATCAACTCTTGATCTGCGTGAAAATGATCTCTCCGGTTCTATTGAAGTTCCTAACTCATCTACCTCATCTAAGCTCGAGATCATGTACCTTGGGTTTAACCATCTTGAAGGAAAAATCCTAGAGCCGATCTCAAAGCTTATCAACCTCAAGCGTCTCGACCTTTCTTTCCTAAATACAAGCTACCCAATTGACTTAAACCTCTTGTCTCCTCTCAAATCTTTGTCTTACCTTGATTTTTCGGGTAATAGTTTATCTCCAGCCAGTTTAAGTTCAAGTTCGTACATCCCGCTGAGCATGGAAAGCATAGTCTTGTCGCTCTGCGGCATCCGCGAGTTCCCAAACATCTTAAAACATCTTCAAAACTTGATTCATATAGACATAACCAGTAATcaaattaaaggaaaaataCCTGAGTGGTTATGGACCCTTCCTCAGCTAAGCTTCGTGGATATTTCCAATAATTCGTTCAACGGTTTCCAAGGTTCGGCAGAAGTTTTTGTAAACTTATCAGTGCGGATTTTAATGTTGGATGCAAACAATTTTGAAGGAGCACTTCCTACTCTACCACTCTCTATCATCGGCTTCTCTGCGATTCATAATAGTTTCACAGGAGAGATACCTCTTTCAATCTGCAACCGAACATCTCTTACAATGGTTGATCTATCCTACAACAACTTCACCGGTCCAATTCCTCAATGTCTTAGTAACTTCATGTTTGTCAATCTCCGGAAGAACGACCTGGAAGGAAGTATCCCTGACACTTTCTATACTGATTCTTCTCTAAAATCACTTGACGTTGGCTACAATCGACTAACCGGAAAGCTTCCAAGGTCTCTTCTAAATTGCTCCTCTCTGAGATTTCTAAGCGTTGACAACAACAGAGTCAAAGACACATTTCCTTTCTGGCTCAAGGCTTTACCAAATTTGCGTGTCCTTACCCTTCGTTCAAACAAATTCTACGGTCCTATATCTCCTCCTCATCAAGGTCCTCTCGGGTTTCCAGAGTTGCGGATATTTGAGATAGCTGATAATATGTTTACTGGAAGCTTGCCACCAAGTTTCTTTGTGAATTGGAAAGCATCAGCCCTCACGAAGAATGAAGATGGCGGATTATATATGGTGTATGAATACGATAAGGCTGCTAACAGTCCAGTTCGCTACACTTATACAGATACCATAGATTTGCAATACAAAGGTCTACACATGGAGCAAGAGAGGGTCCTTACTTCTTATGCCGCCATTGATTTTTCTGGAAACAGACTACAAGGACAGATTCCTGAATCCATTGGTCTCTTGAAGGCATTGATTGCGCTCAACTTATCGAACAACGCATTCACAGGCCATATTCCTCTGTCTTTCGCCAATCTTATGAATCTCGAGTCACTAGACATGTCAGGAAACCAACTCTCTGGGACTATTCCTAATGGACTTGGGAGCCTCTCGTTTTTGGTGTACATAAGTGTGGCTCATAACAAACTCAAAGGTGAAATACCACAAGGAACACAAATTACCGGGCAAATTAAATCATCTTTCGAAGGGAATGCAGGGCTTTGTGGTCTTCCTCTCCAGGAAACTTGCTTTGACTCTAGTGTGCCACCGATACAACCAAAgcaagaagacgaagaaaaagGAGAGGTGATTAACTGGAAAGCAGTAGCTATAGGATATGCTCCTGGATTGTTGTTTGGATTGGCAATAGCACATCTCATTGCTTCATACAAGCCAGAGTGGCTCGTCAAAATTATTGGCTTCTGA
- the RLP25 gene encoding receptor like protein 25 (receptor like protein 25 (RLP25); CONTAINS InterPro DOMAIN/s: Leucine-rich repeat (InterPro:IPR001611); BEST Arabidopsis thaliana protein match is: receptor like protein 20 (TAIR:AT2G25440.1); Has 65632 Blast hits to 12596 proteins in 534 species: Archae - 7; Bacteria - 649; Metazoa - 578; Fungi - 90; Plants - 61765; Viruses - 0; Other Eukaryotes - 2543 (source: NCBI BLink).) produces MIYTKNAYGSISYTYQDFIDLRYKGLHMEQKRILTLYSAIDFSGNRLEGQIPESIGLLKALIALNLSNNAFIGNIPMSMANLIELESLDMSRNGLSGTIPQGLKTLSFLGYINVSHNQLKGEIPQGTQITGPPKSSFEGNAGLCGLPLEESCFGTKVPPIQQSKKEDNQEDAKVLNWKAVATGYGPGVFFGLAIAQIIASYKPEWLVKIIGPNKRRNH; encoded by the coding sequence atgatatacaCTAAGAATGCTTACGGTAGCATTTCTTATACCTATCAAGATTTTATAGATTTAAGATACAAAGGTCTACACATGGAGCAAAAGAGGATTCTTACTTTATACAGCGCTATTGATTTTTCCGGAAACAGACTTGAAGGACAGATTCCTGAATCCATTGGTCTCTTGAAGGCACTGATTGCACTCAACTTATCAAACAACGCTTTCATAGGTAATATTCCCATGTCTATGGCCAATCTTATTGAGCTTGAATCATTAGACATGTCTAGAAACGGACTATCTGGGACTATTCCTCAAGGACTCAAGACCCTCTCGTTTTTGGGGTACATAAATGTGTCCCATAACCAACTCAAGGGTGAAATACCACAAGGAACACAAATCACTGGGCCACCAAAATCCTCATTTGAAGGGAATGCAGGGCTTTGTGGTCTTCCTCTCGAAGAAAGTTGCTTCGGAACGAAAGTGCCACCAATACAACagtcaaagaaagaagacaaccAAGAGGATGCAAAAGTGTTGAACTGGAAAGCAGTGGCAACAGGGTATGGACCtggagttttttttggattggCAATAGCGCAAATCATTGCTTCATACAAACCGGAGTGGCTCGTCAAGATAATTGGTCCTAATAAGCGTAGAAACCATtaa
- the RLP27 gene encoding receptor like protein 27 (receptor like protein 27 (RLP27); FUNCTIONS IN: kinase activity; INVOLVED IN: signal transduction, defense response; LOCATED IN: endomembrane system; CONTAINS InterPro DOMAIN/s: Leucine-rich repeat, typical subtype (InterPro:IPR003591), Leucine-rich repeat (InterPro:IPR001611); BEST Arabidopsis thaliana protein match is: receptor like protein 26 (TAIR:AT2G33050.1); Has 94044 Blast hits to 28897 proteins in 1114 species: Archae - 39; Bacteria - 8117; Metazoa - 22106; Fungi - 1067; Plants - 55976; Viruses - 24; Other Eukaryotes - 6715 (source: NCBI BLink).), translating into MLFFIKVFMKTILSVLLLFFIFASSFTLVVGLAGCRPDQIQALTQFKNEFDSSDCNQTDYFNGVQCDNKTGVVTKLQLPSGCLHGSMKPNSSLFGLQHLRYLNLSNNNFTSASLPSGFGNLNRLEVLYLSSNGFLGQVPSSFSNLSQLNILDLSHNELTGSFPFVQNLTKLSILVLSYNHFSGTIPSSLLTLPFLSSLDLRENYLTGSIEAPNSSTSSRLEFMYLGNNHFEGQILEPISKLINLKHLDLSFLKTSYPIDLNLFSSFKSLVRLVLSGNSLLATSITSDSKIPLNLENLVLLSCGLIEFPTILKNLTKLEHIDLSNNKIKGKVPEWFWNLPRLRRVNLFNNLFTDLEGSEEVLVNSSVRLLDLAYNHFRGPFPKPPLSINLLSAWNNSFTGNIPLETCNRSSLAILDLSYNNLTGPIPRCLSDFQESLIVVNLRKNNLEGSLPDIFSDGALLRTLDVGYNQLTGKLPRSLLNCSMLRFVSVDHNKIKDTFPFWLKALPDLQALTLRSNKFHGPISPPDRGPLAFPKLRILEISDNNFTGSLPPNYFVNWEASSLQMNEDGRIYMGDYNNPYYIYEDTVDLQYKGLFMEQGKVLTSYATIDFSGNKLEGQIPESIGLLKALIALNLSNNAFTGHIPLSLANVTELESLDLSRNQLSGTIPNGLKTLSFLAYISVAHNQLIGEIPQGTQITGQSKSSFEGNAGLCGLPLQGSCFAPPTPQPKEEDEDEEVLNWKAVVIGYWPGLLLGLIMAHVIASFKPKWLVKIVGPEKRKEDNPVRLFMTLDSRWDSFNNKKNVEQKSDM; encoded by the coding sequence ATGTTATTCTTCATAAAAGTTTTCATGAAGACCATACTGTCGGTGCTCTTACTGTTTTTTATCTTTGCTTCAAGCTTCACTCTTGTTGTTGGACTTGCTGGTTGTCGTCCCGATCAGATTCAAGCACTGACACAGTTCAAAAACGAGTTTGATTCCAGCGATTGCAACCAAACTGACTACTTCAATGGAGTCCAGTGCGATAACAAGACCGGTGTGGTCACAAAGCTACAACTCCCAAGTGGCTGCCTTCATGGATCTATGAAGCCTAACAGTAGCCTCTTCGGATTGCAGCATCTTCGTTACCTTAATCTCTCAAATAACAACTTCACCTCTGCTTCGCTCCCTTCTGGATTTGGAAATCTCAACAGATTAGAGGTCTTGTATCTTTCCTCTAATGGCTTTCTAGGTCAAGTTCCTTCCTCATTTAGTAACCTTAGCCAGCTTAACATTTTAGACCTTTCCCATAATGAGCTCACGGGTAGTTTCCCATTTGTACAAAATCTAACCAAACTCTCGATTTTAGTGCTTTCCTATAATCACTTCTCTGGAACCAtcccttcttctctcctcACTTTGCCTTTCTTATCATCTCTTGATCTGCGTGAAAACTATCTCACTGGTTCTATTGAAGCTCCTAACTCCTCTACGTCATCTAGGCTTGAGTTCATGTACCTTGGGAATAACCATTTTGAAGGACAAATCCTAGAGCCTATCTCAAAGCTCATCAACCTCAAGCATCTCGACCTCTCTTTCCTAAAAACAAGCTACCCAATTGACTTAAAccttttctcctctttcaaATCTTTGGTGAGGCTTGTTCTTTCCGGTAATAGTTTATTGGCTACTAGTATAACTTCAGATTCCAAGATCCCACTGAACTTGGAGAATTTGGTCTTGTTAAGTTGCGGCCTCATTGAGTTCCCAACCATCTTAAAGAACCTTACGAAATTGGAGCATATAGACCTTTccaacaataaaataaaagggaAAGTCCCTGAGTGGTTTTGGAACCTTCCTCGTCTCCGCAGAGTGAATCTTTTTAACAATTTGTTCACCGATTTAGAAGGTTCGGAGGAAGTTTTAGTGAATTCATCGGTGAGGCTTTTAGATTTGGCTTATAACCATTTTAGAGGACCATTTCCTAAACCACCACTCTCTATCAACCTCTTATCTGCATGGAACAATAGTTTCACAGGAAACATACCTCTTGAAACCTGCAACCGAAGCTCTCTTGCTATTCTTGACCTATCCTACAACAACTTAACCGGTCCAATTCCTCGATGTTTGAGTGATTTCCAAGAGTCTCTCATTGTAGTGAACCTCCGGAAGAACAACTTGGAAGGCAGTCTTCCAGATATATTTTCTGATGGTGCCTTGCTTCGGACACTTGACGTTGGCTACAATCAACTAACCGGGAAGCTTCCAAGGTCTCTTCTGAATTGCTCCATGCTAAGGTTTGTAAGTGTAGaccacaacaaaatcaaagacacATTTCCTTTCTGGCTTAAGGCTTTGCCTGATTTACAAGCACTTACCCTCCGTTCAAACAAATTCCATGGCCCTATATCTCCTCCTGATCGAGGTCCTCTTGCGTTTCCCAAGCTGCGCATACTTGAAATATCAGATAACAACTTTACAGGAAGCTTGCCACCAAATTACTTTGTGAATTGGGAAGCATCATCACTCCAGATGAATGAAGATGGGAGAATCTATATGGGAGACTACAACAATCCTTACTATATCTACGAAGATACAGTGGATTTGCAATACAAAGGTCTATTCATGGAGCAAGGAAAGGTCCTTACTTCCTATGCCACCATTGATTTTTCTGGGAACAAACTTGAAGGACAGATTCCCGAATCCATTGGTCTTTTGAAGGCATTGATTGCACTCAACTTATCAAACAACGCATTCACAGGCCATATTCCTCTGTCTTTGGCAAACGTGACAGAGCTGGAGTCACTAGACCTCTCAAGAAACCAACTCTCAGGGACTATTCCTAATGGACTGAAGACCCTCTCGTTTTTGGCGTACATAAGTGTGGCCCATAACCAACTCATAGGTGAAATTCCACAAGGGACACAAATCACTGGGCAATCTAAATCCTCCTTTGAAGGGAATGCAGGTCTTTGTGGTCTTCCTCTCCAAGGAAGTTGCTTTGCGCCACCAACACCACAGccaaaggaagaagacgaagatgaagaagtgTTAAACTGGAAAGCAGTGGTTATAGGGTATTGGCCTGGACTGTTACTTGGATTGATAATGGCACACGTTATTGCTTCATTCAAGCCGAAGTGGTTAGTCAAGATAGTTGGTCCGGAGAAGCGCAAGGAAGACAATCCAGTTAGATTGTTTATGACTCTGGATTCAAGATGGGAtagttttaataataagaagaacGTAGAACAAAAAAGTGATATGTAA
- the ATP3 gene encoding gamma subunit of Mt ATP synthase (gamma subunit of Mt ATP synthase (ATP3); FUNCTIONS IN: zinc ion binding; INVOLVED IN: proton transport, ATP synthesis coupled proton transport; LOCATED IN: in 7 components; EXPRESSED IN: 27 plant structures; EXPRESSED DURING: 17 growth stages; CONTAINS InterPro DOMAIN/s: ATPase, F1 complex, gamma subunit (InterPro:IPR000131); BEST Arabidopsis thaliana protein match is: ATPase, F1 complex, gamma subunit protein (TAIR:AT1G15700.1); Has 9548 Blast hits to 9546 proteins in 2754 species: Archae - 5; Bacteria - 5621; Metazoa - 285; Fungi - 151; Plants - 166; Viruses - 0; Other Eukaryotes - 3320 (source: NCBI BLink).): protein MAMAVFRREGRRLLPSIAARPIAAIRSPLSSDQEEGLLGVRSISTQVVRNRMKSVKNIQKITKAMKMVAASKLRAVQGRAENSRGLWQPFTALLGDNPSIDVKKSVVVTLSSDKGLCGGINSTVVKVSRALYKLNAGPEKEVQFVIVGEKAKAIMFRDSKNDIVLSVTELNKNPLNYAQVSVLADDILKNVEFDALRIVYNKFHSVVAFLPTVSTVLSPEIIEKESEIGGKLGELDSYEIEGGETKGEILQNLAEFQFSCVMFNAVLENACSEMGARMSAMDSSSRNAGEMLDRLTLTYNRTRQASITTELIEIISGASALEAAK, encoded by the exons ATGGCAATGGCTGTTTTCCGTCGCGAAGGGAGGCGTCTCCTCCCTTCAATCGCCGCTCGCCCAATCGCTGCTATCCgatctcctctctcttctgaCCA GGAGGAAGGACTTCTTGGAGTTCGATCTATCTCAACTCAAGTGG TGCGTAACCGCATGAAGAGTGTTAAGAACATCCAAAAGATCACAAAGGCAATGAAGATGGTTGCTGCTTCCAAGCTTAGAGCAGTTCAAGGCCGAGCTGAGAACTCCCGTGGACTTTGGCAGCCATTTACTGCACTTCTAGGAGATAATCCCA GCATTGATGTAAAGAAGAGTGTGGTGGTCACTCTCTCTTCTGACAAGGGTCTCTGTGGTGGAATCAACTCCACTGTCGTTAAAGTGAGCAGGGCTCTGTACAAATTGAATGCTG GTCCTGAAAAGGAAGTTCAGTTTGTTATTGTCGGAGAGAAAGCAAAGGCTATAATGTTTCGTGACTCAAAGAACGACATTGTCCTCTCTGTAACAGAGCTGAATAAGAACCCACTCAATTATGCTCAG GTGTCAGTTCTAGCTGATGACATCCTGAAGAACGTTGAATTTGATGCTTTGCGCATTGTCTACAACAAGTTCCATTCAGTTGTCGCATTTCTGCCAACTGTGTCCACTGTTTTGTCACCTGAG ATTATTGAGAAGGAGTCTGAAATTGGAGGAAAACTTGGCGAGCTTGACTCATATGAGATTGAAGGTGGGGAAACAAAGGGAGAAATATTGCAGAATCTGGCCGAGTTCCAATTCTCTTGT GTGATGTTCAATGCGGTTCTGGAGAATGCATGTAGTGAGATGGGAGCAAGAATGTCTGCCATGGACAGCTCAAGCAGAAACGCAGGAGAAATGCTCGACCGTCTCACCCTCACATACAACAGGACTCGTCAAGCTTCTATTACAACAGAGCTTATTGAGATTATCTCTGGAGCTTCTGCTCTTGAAGCTGCTAAATAA